Proteins encoded together in one Lathyrus oleraceus cultivar Zhongwan6 chromosome 5, CAAS_Psat_ZW6_1.0, whole genome shotgun sequence window:
- the LOC127087236 gene encoding serine/threonine-protein kinase UCN encodes MDSTEEQELKLNLNNLKALKILGKGAMGTVFLVQQNNSYMALKVVDKTSTHDAERRARWETQVLSTLAHPFLPSLLGFFETDRLLAWSVPYCPGGDLNVLRHHQTDRVFSTTVIRFYLAEILCALDHLHSMGIAYRDLKPENVLIQQSGHVTLTDFDLSRKLSHKTVKIKTLISLEDNRIRESRRKTRKWRVPLTEANGKIARVSPVVRRGLSFSDGERSNSFVGTTEYVAPEVVRGDGHEFAVDWWALGVLTYEMMYGKTPFKGKNKKETFRNVLFKSPEFVGRKTALTDLIERLLEKDPLKRLGYVGGASEIKQHEFFRGVKWEMLTEVVRPPFIPSRDESFFTADKFAEGVNINEYFEKMKSPPSLPASPLRSPSSEFRNSVSFAEF; translated from the coding sequence ATGGATTCTACTGAAGAACAAGAACTCaaactcaacctcaacaacctTAAAGCACTCAAAATCTTAGGTAAAGGAGCAATGGGAACCGTTTTCCTCGTTCAACAAAACAACTCCTACATGGCACTCAAAGTTGTTGATAAAACCTCAACTCACGATGCCGAGCGTCGAGCCCGTTGGGAAACCCAAGTGTTATCAACTTTAGCTCATCCATTTCTCCCTTCCCTCCTGGGCTTTTTCGAAACGGACCGGTTGTTGGCTTGGTCCGTTCCGTATTGCCCAGGAGGCGATCTTAACGTTCTCCGTCACCACCAAACAGATCGCGTGTTTTCCACAACCGTAATCCGCTTCTACTTAGCAGAGATTCTCTGCGCTCTCGACCACCTTCATTCCATGGGTATCGCTTATCGTGACCTTAAACCCGAAAACGTACTCATTCAGCAATCAGGCCACGTCACGTTAACTGATTTCGATCTCTCGCGGAAACTCTCTCACAAAACGGTTAAAATCAAAACTCTCATTTCACTTGAGGATAACAGAATCCGTGAATCTCGCCGCAAAACTCGGAAATGGAGAGTCCCGCTTACCGAGGCTAACGGCAAGATCGCAAGAGTTAGTCCGGTGGTGCGACGGGGTCTGAGTTTCTCTGACGGTGAACGGTCTAACTCGTTTGTCGGTACGACGGAATACGTCGCTCCGGAGGTTGTTCGCGGTGACGGACATGAGTTTGCGGTTGATTGGTGGGCGCTTGGAGTTTTGACATACGAGATGATGTACGGGAAAACGCCGTTTAAGGGGAAGAACAAGAAGGAAACGTTTAGGAACGTGCTTTTCAAGTCGCCGGAGTTTGTTGGAAGGAAAACGGCGTTAACGGATCTTATAGAACGGTTGCTTGAGAAGGATCCTTTGAAGAGATTAGGTTACGTTGGTGGTGCTAGTGAGATTAAGCAGCATGAGTTTTTCAGAGGAGTTAAGTGGGAGATGTTAACGGAAGTTGTTCGGCCGCCGTTTATTCCGTCAAGAGATGAAAGTTTTTTCACGGCGGATAAATTTGCAGAGGGAGTGAATATAAATGAATACTTTGAAAAAATGAAGTCTCCGCCGTCGTTGCCAGCTTCGCCGTTACGGTCACCGTCGTCTGAGTTTCGGAATAGTGTTTCTTTTGCAGAGTTCTGA